The Pangasianodon hypophthalmus isolate fPanHyp1 chromosome 2, fPanHyp1.pri, whole genome shotgun sequence genome window below encodes:
- the kynu gene encoding kynureninase isoform X1 has protein sequence MDPLEAGSPQKVIERVAKQLGCSTTSRYVAEYFDQHDKLRDLRQEFLVPKVADLTPSDLTLVDGSEDCIYFVGNSLGLQPKNTKKYIDEELEKWAKIGAHGHVMGSRPWAWAENNLEALMAKVVGAKPEEVALLNGLTVNLHLLMLAFYNPTAKRHKIVLEEKAFPSDHYAVESQIRLRGFDPSESMVLLKPRAGEDTLRTEDIVSTIKREGDSVAVVMLGGVQYYTGQLFNMEVITKAGQAQGCYVGFDCAHAAGNAELRLHDWGVDFACWCTYKYMNSGAGGLAGAYIHEKHANTVKPALLGWWGHKLDTRFQMTNVMSLQPGISGFRLSNQPILLVCPLQASLEIFNKTTMRDLRKKSILLTGYLEHLLTHYYSEDKSEPRKPHVRIITPSNPAERGCQLSLSFSVPIRAVFQELEKRGVTCDMREPNVLRVAPVPLYNSFTEVHRFITVLGAALEASKQHN, from the exons ATGGATCCTTTGGAAGCGGGCTCCCCACAGAAAGTTATTGAGAGGGTGGCCAAGCAGCTGGGCTGCAGCACTACTTCACGTTATGTGGCTGAATACTTTGaccaacatgacaagctgcgggATTTGCGTCAGGAATTCCTGGTTCCGAAAGTAGCTGATCTTACTCCAT CTGATCTAACACTTGTGGATGGCTCAGAGGATTGCATTTACTTTGTAGGCAACTCTCTAGGACTACAACCAAAAAATACCAAAAAGTACATTGACGAGGAGTTGGAGAAATGGGCCAAAAT AGGAGCCCATGGACATGTGATGGGGTCACGTCCTTGGGCCTGGGCTGAGAACAATCTGGAGGCTCTCATGGCAAAGGTTGTGG gtGCTAAACCAGAGGAAGTGGCCTTATTGAATGGCTTGACTGTCAATCTGCACCTCCTGATG CTTGCATTTTACAATCCCACTGCAAAACGCCACAAAATCGTTCTGGAGGAAAAGGCCTTTCCTTCTGACCAT tATGCTGTGGAATCTCAGATACGTTTAAGAGGATTTGACCCTAGTGAGAGCATGGTTCTCCTCAAACCCAGAGCG GGCGAGGACACCCTGAGGACGGAGGACATCGTGTCCACAATCAAGCGAGAGGGAGACTCTGTTGCTGTGGTGATGCTCGGTGGAGTCCAGTACTACACGGGCCAGCTGTTCAATATGGAGGTCATCACCAAAGCAGGCCAGGCCCAG ggctGCTATGTAGGCTTCGACTGTGCACATGCAGCGGGTAATGCAGAGCTGCGACTGCATGACTGGGGCGTCGACTTCGCCTGCTGGTGCACTTACAAA TATATGAACTCTGGGGCAGGTGGTTTGGCCGGAGCGTACATACATGAGAAACATGCGAACACAGTCAAACCTGC GCTTCTTGGTTGGTGGGGACACAAGTTGGACACTAGATTCCAGATGACCAATG TGATGAGCCTGCAGCCTGGAATAAGTGGATTCAGACTCTCAAATCAACCCATTTTACTGGTGTGTCCCCTACAAGCCAGTCTAGAG ATCTTTAACAAAACCACCATGAGGGATCTGAGGAAGAAGTCCATCCTGCTGACTGGTTATTTGGAACACCTGCTGACGCACTACTACAGCGAGGACAAATCTGAGCCACGGAAACCTCATGTCCGTATCATTACACCCAGTAACCCGGCAGAGAGAGGCTGCCAGCTCTCGCTCTCCTTCTCGGTTCCCATCAGAGCTGTCTTTCAAGAGCTTGAGAAGAGAGGAGTCACA
- the kynu gene encoding kynureninase isoform X2, whose protein sequence is MDPLEAGSPQKVIERVAKQLGCSTTSRYVAEYFDQHDKLRDLRQEFLVPKVADLTPSDLTLVDGSEDCIYFVGNSLGLQPKNTKKYIDEELEKWAKIGAHGHVMGSRPWAWAENNLEALMAKVVGAKPEEVALLNGLTVNLHLLMYAVESQIRLRGFDPSESMVLLKPRAGEDTLRTEDIVSTIKREGDSVAVVMLGGVQYYTGQLFNMEVITKAGQAQGCYVGFDCAHAAGNAELRLHDWGVDFACWCTYKYMNSGAGGLAGAYIHEKHANTVKPALLGWWGHKLDTRFQMTNVMSLQPGISGFRLSNQPILLVCPLQASLEIFNKTTMRDLRKKSILLTGYLEHLLTHYYSEDKSEPRKPHVRIITPSNPAERGCQLSLSFSVPIRAVFQELEKRGVTCDMREPNVLRVAPVPLYNSFTEVHRFITVLGAALEASKQHN, encoded by the exons ATGGATCCTTTGGAAGCGGGCTCCCCACAGAAAGTTATTGAGAGGGTGGCCAAGCAGCTGGGCTGCAGCACTACTTCACGTTATGTGGCTGAATACTTTGaccaacatgacaagctgcgggATTTGCGTCAGGAATTCCTGGTTCCGAAAGTAGCTGATCTTACTCCAT CTGATCTAACACTTGTGGATGGCTCAGAGGATTGCATTTACTTTGTAGGCAACTCTCTAGGACTACAACCAAAAAATACCAAAAAGTACATTGACGAGGAGTTGGAGAAATGGGCCAAAAT AGGAGCCCATGGACATGTGATGGGGTCACGTCCTTGGGCCTGGGCTGAGAACAATCTGGAGGCTCTCATGGCAAAGGTTGTGG gtGCTAAACCAGAGGAAGTGGCCTTATTGAATGGCTTGACTGTCAATCTGCACCTCCTGATG tATGCTGTGGAATCTCAGATACGTTTAAGAGGATTTGACCCTAGTGAGAGCATGGTTCTCCTCAAACCCAGAGCG GGCGAGGACACCCTGAGGACGGAGGACATCGTGTCCACAATCAAGCGAGAGGGAGACTCTGTTGCTGTGGTGATGCTCGGTGGAGTCCAGTACTACACGGGCCAGCTGTTCAATATGGAGGTCATCACCAAAGCAGGCCAGGCCCAG ggctGCTATGTAGGCTTCGACTGTGCACATGCAGCGGGTAATGCAGAGCTGCGACTGCATGACTGGGGCGTCGACTTCGCCTGCTGGTGCACTTACAAA TATATGAACTCTGGGGCAGGTGGTTTGGCCGGAGCGTACATACATGAGAAACATGCGAACACAGTCAAACCTGC GCTTCTTGGTTGGTGGGGACACAAGTTGGACACTAGATTCCAGATGACCAATG TGATGAGCCTGCAGCCTGGAATAAGTGGATTCAGACTCTCAAATCAACCCATTTTACTGGTGTGTCCCCTACAAGCCAGTCTAGAG ATCTTTAACAAAACCACCATGAGGGATCTGAGGAAGAAGTCCATCCTGCTGACTGGTTATTTGGAACACCTGCTGACGCACTACTACAGCGAGGACAAATCTGAGCCACGGAAACCTCATGTCCGTATCATTACACCCAGTAACCCGGCAGAGAGAGGCTGCCAGCTCTCGCTCTCCTTCTCGGTTCCCATCAGAGCTGTCTTTCAAGAGCTTGAGAAGAGAGGAGTCACA